A stretch of the Planctomycetota bacterium genome encodes the following:
- the ggt gene encoding gamma-glutamyltransferase — MAFSRHVRSFVCLVLWPALVLAQPARFEHGAVVSQDRLASEVGAAVLRDGGNAIDAAVATAFALAVTHPPAGNIGGGGFLVYAPDGDEPEAFDFRETAPAAAHPEMWLVDGEYDARRHHNSHLAVGVPGTVAGLHLAWREHGTRPWPDLVAPAIALAEDGFVVSEALASSLRRALRRMRAYPASVAHFTNRGEPFEPGEVFRQPTLAGTLRRIAERGPEGFYAGETAEMIVAEMQRGGGIITMDDLASYEAKRRTPIRGTYRGLEIIGMPPPSSGGIAIVQILGMLEPHDLGALGHGSSATVHLYAEAARRAFADRARYLGDPEANPTMPVERLISPEYVRERYGTIDANRASASSPETFEWPPDRPQTTHLSVVDGDRNAVSLTYTLEASYGSAIVVPGAGFLLNNEMGDFNPAPGRTTPAGSIGTEPNLTRPGARMLSSMSPTIVRRDGAVYIVTGSPGGRTIINTVAQTILNIVDHGMDAQAAVDAGRIHHQWLPDEIRHESHAFPAEVAEALGAMGHALRGTSSQGVAQVIVVEPDGSLSAGADRRWAESAAAGH, encoded by the coding sequence ATGGCGTTCTCGCGGCACGTCCGATCGTTCGTGTGCCTCGTCCTGTGGCCGGCGTTGGTGCTCGCCCAGCCCGCCCGCTTCGAGCACGGGGCGGTCGTGTCGCAGGATCGCCTCGCGTCCGAGGTCGGCGCGGCCGTGCTGCGCGACGGCGGCAACGCCATAGACGCCGCCGTCGCGACGGCCTTCGCGCTCGCCGTCACCCATCCGCCCGCGGGCAACATCGGCGGCGGGGGCTTCCTGGTCTACGCGCCCGATGGCGACGAGCCCGAGGCCTTCGACTTCCGCGAGACCGCGCCGGCGGCCGCCCACCCCGAGATGTGGCTCGTCGATGGCGAGTACGACGCGCGCCGGCACCACAACAGCCACCTCGCCGTAGGCGTGCCGGGCACCGTCGCCGGTCTGCATCTGGCTTGGCGGGAGCACGGCACCCGGCCCTGGCCCGATCTGGTCGCGCCCGCGATTGCGCTGGCCGAGGATGGCTTCGTCGTGAGTGAAGCGCTGGCATCTTCGCTACGCCGGGCGCTGCGCCGCATGCGCGCCTACCCGGCCTCGGTCGCGCACTTCACGAATCGGGGCGAGCCGTTCGAGCCCGGCGAGGTGTTCCGCCAGCCGACGCTGGCCGGCACGCTCCGCCGCATCGCCGAGCGCGGGCCCGAGGGCTTCTACGCGGGCGAGACCGCCGAAATGATCGTGGCCGAGATGCAGCGGGGCGGCGGCATCATCACCATGGACGACCTGGCGTCGTACGAGGCGAAGCGGCGCACGCCGATCCGCGGGACGTACCGGGGGCTCGAGATCATCGGCATGCCCCCGCCCAGCAGCGGCGGCATCGCGATCGTGCAGATCCTGGGCATGCTCGAGCCGCACGATCTCGGGGCGTTGGGCCACGGCTCGTCGGCCACCGTGCACCTCTACGCCGAAGCCGCCCGCCGGGCGTTCGCGGATCGGGCGCGATACCTCGGCGATCCCGAGGCCAATCCCACGATGCCCGTCGAGCGACTGATCTCGCCGGAGTACGTGCGAGAGCGGTACGGCACGATCGACGCCAATCGGGCGTCCGCGTCGTCGCCCGAGACCTTCGAGTGGCCGCCCGATCGGCCGCAGACGACGCACCTATCCGTGGTCGACGGAGATCGCAACGCCGTCTCCCTGACCTACACGCTCGAGGCGTCGTACGGGTCGGCCATCGTCGTGCCGGGCGCGGGCTTCCTGCTCAACAACGAGATGGGCGACTTCAATCCCGCGCCGGGCCGCACGACGCCGGCGGGCTCCATCGGCACCGAGCCCAACCTGACGAGACCCGGCGCGCGGATGCTGTCGTCGATGAGCCCGACCATCGTCCGCCGCGATGGCGCCGTGTACATCGTGACGGGAAGCCCCGGCGGCCGCACCATCATCAACACGGTCGCGCAGACCATCCTCAACATCGTGGACCACGGCATGGATGCGCAGGCGGCGGTCGATGCCGGCCGGATCCACCACCAGTGGCTGCCCGACGAGATCCGCCACGAGTCGCACGCCTTCCCGGCCGAGGTCGCCGAGGCGCTCGGCGCGATGGGCCACGCGCTCCGCGGCACGTCCTCGCAGGGGGTCGCCCAGGTCATCGTGGTCGAGCCCGACGGCTCGCTCTCGGCGGGGGCCGACCGCCGCTGGGCCGAGAGCGCCGCGGCGGGCCACTAG
- a CDS encoding pyruvate dehydrogenase complex E1 component subunit beta, whose product MTTIDHPALLQPETYPDVHADPPPRDGDRVITFREALREAMSEEMRRDERVFLIGEEVAEYNGAYKVSQGMLDEFGPTRIIDSPISENGFAGMSIAAAMAGLRPIVEFMSWSFSLVAADQILNNAPKMLYMSGGQWGCPIVFRGNDGAGGQLGSTHSWSVEGLYSNVPGVKIVIPSNPYDAKGLLKTAIRDPDPIFFLESERMLGDTAHVPEEEYYLPFGRAHRHREGDACTLVSFGRPVNFCLEAAERLAGEGIEVDLLDMRTIRPLDIESIVESLKRTNRLVVVDQSWPFGSVASEVCTQVVEHAFDWLDHQPVRVNAQDVPTPYAKELEQAFLPNPDRIVEAVKGVVG is encoded by the coding sequence ATGACGACCATCGACCACCCCGCCCTGCTCCAGCCCGAGACCTACCCCGACGTCCACGCCGATCCGCCGCCGCGGGACGGCGACCGCGTCATCACCTTCCGCGAGGCGCTGCGGGAGGCCATGAGCGAGGAGATGCGGCGGGACGAGCGGGTCTTCCTGATCGGCGAGGAGGTGGCCGAATACAACGGCGCGTACAAGGTCAGCCAGGGCATGCTCGACGAGTTCGGGCCCACGCGGATCATCGACAGCCCCATCAGCGAGAACGGATTCGCGGGGATGTCGATCGCCGCCGCCATGGCGGGGCTGCGGCCGATCGTGGAATTCATGAGTTGGTCGTTCAGCCTGGTCGCGGCGGACCAGATCCTCAACAACGCGCCCAAGATGCTGTACATGTCGGGCGGCCAATGGGGCTGCCCGATCGTGTTCCGCGGCAACGACGGCGCGGGCGGCCAGCTGGGCAGCACGCACAGCTGGAGCGTCGAGGGCCTGTACAGCAACGTGCCGGGCGTCAAGATCGTCATCCCGAGCAACCCCTACGACGCCAAGGGCCTGCTCAAGACCGCCATCCGCGATCCCGACCCGATCTTCTTCCTCGAGAGCGAGCGGATGCTCGGCGACACCGCGCACGTGCCCGAGGAGGAGTACTACCTGCCCTTTGGAAGGGCGCACCGGCACCGCGAGGGCGACGCCTGCACGCTCGTCAGCTTCGGCCGCCCGGTCAACTTCTGCCTCGAGGCGGCCGAGCGGCTGGCTGGCGAAGGCATCGAGGTCGACCTGCTGGACATGCGGACCATCCGCCCGCTGGACATCGAGTCGATCGTCGAGAGCCTCAAGAGGACCAACCGCCTGGTGGTCGTTGATCAGAGCTGGCCCTTCGGCAGCGTCGCCAGCGAGGTGTGCACCCAGGTCGTCGAGCACGCCTTCGACTGGCTGGACCACCAGCCCGTCCGCGTCAACGCCCAAGACGTGCCCACGCCCTACGCCAAGGAGCTTGAGCAGGCCTTCCTGCCCAACCCCGACCGGATCGTGGAAGCGGTGAAGGGCGTGGTCGGCTGA
- a CDS encoding cupin domain-containing protein, with amino-acid sequence MDAHPRPVKIARATAAGGRSQAGGTTSTLAVGPGDTSGSLGVIVATTVAGGGPPFHVHPAFDETFVILGGRFAFHTHDGVQEVGPGDTVFVPGEVPHAFRCVEAADGFEGGRTAMVVTPGRFIGFFDAMRDMATRDGGIDQDQLAELGLEWGVRFPEPPPNLS; translated from the coding sequence ATGGATGCCCACCCACGACCCGTGAAGATCGCGCGGGCAACGGCCGCGGGCGGCCGGAGCCAGGCCGGCGGCACCACCAGCACGCTCGCCGTCGGGCCGGGCGACACCAGCGGCTCGCTGGGCGTGATCGTCGCGACCACGGTCGCGGGCGGCGGCCCGCCGTTCCACGTCCACCCGGCCTTCGACGAGACCTTCGTGATCCTCGGTGGCCGCTTCGCCTTCCACACCCACGACGGCGTGCAGGAGGTCGGCCCGGGCGACACGGTGTTCGTGCCGGGCGAGGTGCCCCACGCCTTCCGCTGCGTCGAAGCCGCCGATGGCTTCGAGGGCGGCCGCACCGCCATGGTGGTCACGCCGGGCCGCTTCATCGGCTTCTTTGATGCGATGCGGGACATGGCGACGCGCGATGGCGGAATCGACCAGGATCAACTCGCCGAGTTGGGCCTCGAATGGGGCGTCCGTTTTCCGGAGCCGCCGCCGAACCTGAGCTGA
- the folK gene encoding 2-amino-4-hydroxy-6-hydroxymethyldihydropteridine diphosphokinase, with translation MPHRETSQGPTPDPTPPGERSFVGIGSNVGDRAAHLASARAAMASTPGWVLVRSSAVHETEPVGVAEQPPFLNQVVELRTNAEPREVLDRLLQIEATRGRRRSAERRWGPRTLDLDLLLFGDRVIDEPGLRVPHPRLAARAFVLAPLCELAAELIPPGEARCVRDMLEALQLAGVRP, from the coding sequence GTGCCGCACCGCGAAACATCTCAGGGACCGACCCCCGACCCAACGCCTCCCGGCGAGCGGTCCTTCGTGGGCATCGGCTCGAACGTCGGCGACCGAGCTGCGCACCTCGCGTCGGCCCGCGCGGCGATGGCATCCACGCCCGGTTGGGTGCTGGTTCGGTCCTCGGCCGTGCACGAGACCGAGCCCGTGGGCGTCGCCGAACAGCCACCCTTCCTCAACCAGGTCGTCGAGCTGCGCACCAACGCCGAGCCGCGGGAGGTCCTCGATCGGTTGCTGCAGATCGAGGCCACGCGCGGGCGGCGGCGATCCGCCGAGCGGCGGTGGGGGCCCCGGACGCTCGACCTCGATCTGCTGCTCTTCGGCGATCGCGTGATCGACGAGCCGGGGCTCCGCGTGCCGCACCCGAGGCTGGCGGCGCGCGCCTTCGTGCTCGCGCCCCTGTGCGAACTCGCGGCAGAGCTGATACCGCCCGGCGAGGCGCGGTGCGTGCGTGACATGCTCGAGGCGCTGCAGCTGGCCGGAGTCCGGCCGTGA
- a CDS encoding P-loop NTPase, with protein MTRATHDQASALRTLASARIAEPSAPMASPRAPVIAIASGKGGVGKTTIGVNLAIALSGQGARVALLDADLGLANADLACGLCPTARLGEAIEVVARGNRVTPELVQRLTLPGPRGIAVVPGVVGPVHGAGMHDVRRAVADTTELLARSSEVVVVDHGAGLHGAIRRALAEATLPIVVATPDPPAIADAYALIKATMAAAGSMDIAKRTPYILVNRARDARDAGRVHARLADVAARFLGIGLPYLGWLPDDPAAERATRARRPVCVAARRSRVARRFRRLAHRVREELTPSYQDGGFRLARVVRRGGRPA; from the coding sequence GTGACCCGGGCCACGCATGACCAAGCCTCGGCGCTGCGGACGCTCGCGTCCGCACGGATCGCCGAGCCGTCCGCCCCTATGGCGTCGCCCCGCGCGCCGGTGATCGCAATCGCGTCGGGCAAGGGAGGCGTCGGCAAGACCACGATCGGCGTCAATCTCGCGATCGCGCTGTCGGGCCAGGGCGCCCGCGTTGCGCTGCTCGATGCCGATCTCGGCCTGGCCAACGCCGACCTCGCGTGCGGACTGTGCCCCACGGCGCGGCTGGGCGAGGCGATCGAGGTCGTTGCCCGCGGCAATCGCGTGACTCCCGAACTCGTGCAGCGGCTCACGCTGCCGGGGCCCCGCGGCATCGCGGTGGTGCCGGGTGTCGTCGGGCCCGTACACGGCGCGGGCATGCACGACGTCCGTCGCGCCGTGGCCGACACCACCGAACTGCTGGCGCGTTCTTCCGAGGTCGTGGTCGTGGACCACGGCGCCGGCCTCCACGGCGCAATCCGCCGCGCGCTGGCCGAGGCAACGCTGCCCATCGTCGTCGCGACGCCCGATCCGCCCGCGATCGCCGACGCCTACGCCCTCATCAAGGCGACGATGGCCGCGGCCGGCTCGATGGACATTGCCAAGCGGACCCCGTACATCCTGGTGAATCGCGCCCGCGATGCGCGGGACGCCGGCCGCGTACACGCCCGGCTCGCCGACGTCGCCGCCCGCTTCCTGGGCATCGGGCTGCCCTATCTGGGGTGGCTGCCGGACGACCCCGCAGCCGAACGGGCGACCCGCGCGCGACGTCCCGTATGCGTCGCCGCCCGGCGTTCGAGGGTCGCCCGGCGATTCCGCAGGCTCGCGCATCGCGTCCGCGAAGAACTAACACCGTCCTATCAGGATGGTGGCTTCCGCTTGGCACGCGTCGTGCGTCGTGGCGGTCGGCCTGCCTGA
- a CDS encoding dihydrolipoamide acetyltransferase family protein, producing MPITVTMPRMSDTMEVGTVVQWHVKEGDAVAPGDVLADIETDKATMELEAFDEGTVARLAASEGDSVAVGDLIVVIAEEGEDVAEAAKATAGESAPKQAAAGGGDAPAAAATTTAAPAAPPAPASASTNGTGGRIFASPLARKIAEEKNIDLSSIEGTGPSGRIVRKDVEQASTGSGGGASAPSRSAPTPMLAPAGDGLSDNVVTLSNMRGTIARRLVESKQGIPHYQVTVEADMDALLVLRKQLNDQLADQGVKLTVNDFLVRACALAMHQHPFVNSSWDESTKPPSIFQRGDVNIGVAVALPEERGGGLVVPVLRNTDRMGLRTISQETRRLATKAREKGLTVDEMDGATFTISNLGMFGVSHFTAIINPPNVCILAVGAARQIPVIRDGELAVGSVMSMTMSSDHRVVDGAMAAQYLGTVKNLLEAPATLLV from the coding sequence ATGCCGATCACCGTCACCATGCCCCGGATGTCCGACACCATGGAGGTCGGCACCGTCGTCCAGTGGCACGTCAAGGAGGGCGACGCCGTCGCCCCCGGGGACGTGCTGGCCGACATCGAGACCGACAAGGCGACCATGGAGTTGGAGGCCTTCGACGAGGGCACGGTGGCGAGGCTGGCCGCCAGCGAGGGCGACTCCGTGGCCGTCGGCGACCTAATCGTGGTCATTGCCGAGGAGGGCGAGGACGTCGCCGAGGCCGCGAAGGCGACCGCGGGCGAGTCCGCGCCGAAGCAGGCCGCCGCCGGCGGCGGCGACGCACCCGCCGCTGCCGCCACCACGACGGCTGCGCCCGCCGCCCCGCCGGCGCCGGCCTCCGCATCGACCAACGGCACCGGCGGCCGCATCTTCGCCAGCCCCCTGGCGCGCAAGATCGCCGAGGAAAAGAACATCGACCTGTCGTCGATCGAGGGCACGGGCCCCAGCGGCCGGATCGTCCGCAAGGACGTGGAACAGGCCTCGACCGGCAGCGGGGGCGGCGCGTCCGCGCCGAGCCGCTCGGCGCCCACGCCGATGCTCGCGCCCGCGGGCGATGGGCTGAGCGACAACGTCGTGACGCTCAGCAACATGCGGGGCACGATCGCCCGCCGGCTCGTCGAGAGCAAGCAGGGCATCCCCCACTACCAGGTCACCGTCGAGGCCGACATGGATGCGTTGCTCGTGCTGCGCAAGCAGCTCAACGACCAACTGGCCGACCAGGGCGTCAAGCTGACCGTCAACGACTTCCTGGTCCGGGCGTGCGCCCTCGCGATGCACCAGCACCCGTTCGTCAACAGTTCCTGGGACGAGAGCACCAAGCCGCCGTCGATCTTCCAGCGGGGCGACGTCAACATCGGCGTCGCGGTGGCGTTGCCCGAGGAACGTGGCGGCGGGCTGGTGGTCCCGGTGCTCCGCAACACCGATCGCATGGGCCTTCGAACCATCTCGCAGGAAACCCGCCGCCTGGCCACCAAGGCCCGCGAGAAGGGCCTGACCGTCGACGAGATGGACGGCGCCACCTTCACCATCAGCAACCTGGGCATGTTCGGCGTGTCGCACTTCACGGCGATCATCAATCCTCCGAACGTGTGCATCCTGGCCGTCGGCGCGGCCCGCCAGATCCCGGTGATCCGCGACGGCGAGTTGGCGGTCGGCAGCGTGATGAGCATGACCATGTCCAGCGACCACCGCGTCGTCGATGGCGCGATGGCGGCGCAGTACCTCGGCACCGTCAAGAACCTGCTCGAGGCGCCCGCGACGCTGCTGGTCTGA
- a CDS encoding DUF4287 domain-containing protein, producing the protein MMPQSPEEMAAAIIANMPEKTGRPIEHWLAIAKKSGLSKHGQIITMLKADHGLTHGYANVVAIKHREAAEGGPASPDELIEAQYAGAKAGLRPIYDAIMARVLEFGPDVEVIPRKAYASLRRSTQFGLVQPSTKTRVDLGLKLPDEAAGTRLEASGSFSDMVTHRVRVSDASQVDDELIGWLRNAYERA; encoded by the coding sequence ATGATGCCGCAATCCCCCGAAGAGATGGCCGCCGCCATCATCGCCAACATGCCCGAGAAGACTGGTAGACCCATCGAGCACTGGCTGGCGATCGCGAAGAAGTCGGGCCTGAGCAAGCACGGCCAGATCATCACGATGCTCAAGGCCGACCACGGCCTGACGCACGGCTACGCGAACGTCGTGGCCATCAAGCACCGCGAGGCGGCCGAGGGCGGGCCCGCCAGCCCGGACGAGCTGATCGAGGCCCAGTACGCCGGGGCCAAGGCCGGCCTCAGGCCGATCTACGACGCGATCATGGCCCGCGTGCTCGAGTTCGGCCCCGACGTCGAGGTAATTCCCAGGAAGGCCTACGCGAGCCTCCGGCGGAGCACGCAGTTCGGGCTCGTGCAGCCGTCGACCAAGACTCGCGTGGACCTGGGGCTCAAGCTGCCGGACGAAGCGGCGGGCACACGCCTCGAGGCGTCCGGCTCGTTCAGCGACATGGTGACGCATCGCGTGCGCGTGTCGGACGCCTCGCAGGTCGATGATGAACTCATCGGCTGGCTGCGGAACGCCTACGAGCGGGCCTAA
- a CDS encoding SRPBCC domain-containing protein has protein sequence MPDDARNSQEVFRTVIRAGIHDVWKEITRTDAPIPAFFNAQMHTPMLEPGSKLAMRTPDGRHTGVVGEILEVVPPTRFAHTFRFTHLDEGECKVVYELREVEGGTEFTLTVVDSTPGTKTHKQMMSGGTMIVGTLKRVMETGKPSLGIRALYLLFRVMPQPKRCRSEHWPVTE, from the coding sequence ATGCCGGATGACGCACGCAACTCGCAGGAGGTGTTCCGCACGGTGATCCGCGCGGGCATCCATGACGTCTGGAAGGAGATCACGCGGACCGATGCGCCGATCCCGGCCTTCTTCAACGCGCAGATGCATACCCCGATGCTCGAGCCCGGCTCGAAGCTGGCGATGCGGACGCCCGATGGCCGGCACACCGGCGTGGTCGGCGAGATCCTCGAGGTCGTGCCGCCGACGCGGTTCGCGCACACGTTCCGCTTCACGCACCTCGATGAGGGCGAGTGCAAGGTCGTGTACGAGCTCCGGGAGGTCGAGGGCGGCACCGAGTTCACGCTGACGGTCGTCGACTCGACGCCGGGCACCAAGACCCACAAGCAGATGATGAGCGGCGGCACGATGATCGTCGGCACGCTCAAGCGGGTGATGGAGACCGGCAAGCCCAGCCTCGGCATCCGCGCACTGTACCTGCTGTTCCGCGTGATGCCCCAGCCCAAGCGATGCCGCAGCGAGCACTGGCCCGTCACGGAGTAG
- a CDS encoding M1 family metallopeptidase: MTMRALMVAAAAVMLSDGRAPAQDAGDRPYDAFAPLDLPAPSEVRLGSGAPGPAYWQQRCDYRIHATLDAETKRLEATMEITYHNNSPHALGYLWLQLEQNLFRPDSIGTLTRTGGGPMRAMEEAFEGGYDIPLLRSAGDDLEYQIYDTLMRVELPEPLEPGERFEFELDFGFDMPPYLRRMGAEDVEQGRIFEYAQWFPHVCNYDDVHGWNTLPYAGSGEFYTNFGTYEVHITVPRSHLVAGSGMLQNPRDVLTATQRERLAEAMTTRETVMIRAADEVGDPDSRPSGEGPLTWIFRGDDIRTFAWASSDAFIWDACGATITDLDGTERTVLCQSLYPVEAEEWKPTAEDGGSTQYVAHSVEFYSDFLYPYPYPIMTNVNGPEGGMEYPMIIFCGGRTGRGPFGVTDHEVGHTWFPMVVNTDERRYAWMDEGFNSFVNMHSRAAFFGRPLDDTRVRTQTMQLALGRSQPINTFADRILPGLLGRTQYRKTAMGMHLLREVVLGPERFDYAFREYVRRWAFKSPQPGDFYRTMEDAAGADLAWFFRQWFEEDTRLDLAVEVAFNEPSAQSESESDLDSTDEPGELSATITIRSLGDMVMPVEVAIQFTDGTGERRRFPVETWATTRAKSFDIPLAGRELRQVVVDPSGVLPDIDADNNRWRDPDAMPARGRTPAGANGSTPSDP, translated from the coding sequence ATGACGATGCGTGCTCTGATGGTGGCGGCCGCCGCCGTGATGCTCTCGGATGGCCGGGCCCCGGCGCAGGACGCCGGCGATCGGCCCTACGACGCCTTCGCCCCCCTCGACCTGCCGGCGCCCAGCGAGGTGCGGCTCGGCTCGGGCGCGCCGGGTCCCGCCTACTGGCAGCAGCGGTGCGACTACCGCATCCACGCCACGCTGGATGCCGAGACCAAGCGGCTCGAGGCGACCATGGAGATCACGTACCACAACAATTCACCCCACGCGCTGGGCTACCTGTGGCTGCAGCTCGAGCAGAACCTCTTCCGGCCCGACAGCATCGGCACGCTCACCCGCACCGGCGGCGGCCCGATGCGGGCCATGGAGGAGGCCTTCGAGGGCGGCTACGACATCCCGCTGCTGCGGTCCGCGGGTGATGATCTCGAGTACCAGATCTACGACACGCTGATGCGCGTCGAGCTGCCCGAGCCCCTGGAGCCGGGCGAGCGATTCGAGTTCGAGCTGGACTTCGGCTTCGACATGCCGCCCTACCTCCGCCGCATGGGCGCCGAGGATGTCGAGCAGGGCCGCATCTTCGAGTACGCCCAGTGGTTCCCGCACGTCTGCAACTACGACGACGTGCATGGCTGGAACACGCTGCCCTACGCCGGCAGCGGCGAGTTCTACACCAACTTCGGCACGTACGAGGTCCACATCACCGTGCCTCGGAGCCACCTCGTGGCGGGCTCGGGCATGCTCCAGAACCCCCGGGACGTGCTCACCGCGACGCAGCGGGAGCGCCTGGCCGAGGCCATGACCACCCGCGAGACCGTGATGATCCGCGCGGCCGACGAGGTGGGAGATCCGGATTCGAGGCCGTCGGGCGAGGGTCCGCTGACGTGGATCTTCCGCGGCGACGACATCCGCACCTTCGCGTGGGCCTCGAGCGACGCCTTCATCTGGGACGCCTGCGGCGCGACCATCACCGACCTGGACGGCACCGAGCGGACCGTGCTGTGCCAGTCGCTCTATCCCGTCGAGGCCGAGGAGTGGAAGCCCACCGCCGAGGATGGCGGCAGCACGCAATATGTCGCGCACTCGGTCGAGTTCTACAGCGACTTCCTCTACCCGTACCCCTACCCAATCATGACCAACGTCAACGGGCCCGAGGGTGGCATGGAGTACCCCATGATCATCTTCTGCGGCGGCCGCACCGGCCGCGGGCCCTTCGGCGTGACCGATCACGAGGTCGGCCACACTTGGTTCCCCATGGTCGTCAACACCGACGAGCGGCGGTACGCCTGGATGGACGAGGGATTCAATAGCTTCGTGAACATGCACTCCCGCGCGGCGTTCTTCGGGCGGCCGCTCGACGACACCCGCGTCCGCACACAGACGATGCAGCTCGCGCTGGGCCGCAGCCAGCCGATCAACACCTTCGCCGACCGCATCCTGCCGGGGCTGCTGGGCCGCACGCAGTACCGCAAGACGGCGATGGGCATGCACCTGCTGCGGGAGGTGGTGCTCGGTCCCGAGCGGTTCGACTACGCGTTCCGCGAGTACGTCCGCCGCTGGGCCTTCAAGAGCCCGCAGCCCGGCGACTTCTACCGCACGATGGAGGACGCCGCGGGCGCGGACCTGGCGTGGTTCTTCCGCCAGTGGTTCGAGGAGGACACGCGGCTGGACCTCGCCGTCGAGGTCGCGTTCAACGAGCCATCGGCCCAGTCCGAGTCGGAGTCCGATTTGGACTCGACGGACGAACCCGGAGAGCTGTCGGCCACAATCACCATCCGCTCGCTGGGCGACATGGTCATGCCCGTGGAGGTTGCCATCCAGTTCACCGACGGCACCGGGGAGCGGCGGCGGTTCCCGGTCGAGACCTGGGCGACGACGCGGGCCAAGTCCTTCGACATCCCGCTCGCCGGCCGCGAACTGCGGCAGGTCGTCGTGGACCCCTCGGGCGTGCTACCCGACATCGATGCGGACAACAACCGCTGGCGAGACCCCGACGCGATGCCCGCCCGAGGCCGCACGCCGGCGGGGGCGAATGGGTCCACGCCGAGCGATCCCTGA
- a CDS encoding FliA/WhiG family RNA polymerase sigma factor, producing MATAVKSVVRSRMRSRLADYEPRARAASRFDAMDVREVWEQYAVEPTEELRNYLWERYLPIVRYNAERIHARLPDEVDVEDLVQAGMFGLMGAIDSFQLERGVKFETFCARRITGAILDELRAMDWVPRLVRTRSNAMERAKRSFEMEHGRPATDDEVAGKLGVEGEEFGKIQRDGRPVMTISMTRKASEHDGGEVRELEVIRDVAENPLRAIQRKDLRDMLTKGLSRSERLIVILYYYESMTMKEIGATLALSESRVSQMHSAILERLKAQMQHRTRELEPSS from the coding sequence ATGGCAACCGCCGTCAAATCTGTCGTTCGGAGCCGGATGCGTTCGCGTCTGGCCGATTACGAGCCACGCGCCCGGGCGGCGTCCCGCTTCGATGCGATGGATGTCCGCGAGGTCTGGGAGCAGTACGCCGTCGAGCCGACGGAGGAGCTGCGCAACTACCTGTGGGAGCGGTACCTACCCATCGTGCGGTACAACGCCGAGCGGATCCACGCCAGGCTGCCCGACGAGGTGGACGTCGAGGATCTCGTGCAGGCCGGCATGTTCGGGCTCATGGGCGCGATCGACTCGTTCCAGCTCGAGCGCGGCGTGAAGTTCGAGACCTTTTGCGCCCGCCGCATTACGGGGGCCATACTCGATGAGCTCCGCGCGATGGACTGGGTGCCCCGCCTCGTCCGCACCCGCAGCAACGCCATGGAGCGGGCCAAGCGGAGCTTCGAGATGGAGCACGGCCGCCCCGCCACCGACGATGAGGTCGCCGGCAAGCTGGGCGTCGAGGGCGAGGAGTTCGGCAAGATCCAGCGCGACGGCCGCCCGGTCATGACCATCTCGATGACCCGCAAGGCCAGCGAGCACGATGGCGGCGAGGTCCGCGAGCTCGAGGTCATCCGCGACGTCGCCGAGAACCCCCTGCGGGCCATCCAGCGGAAGGACCTGAGGGACATGCTCACCAAGGGCCTCAGCCGCTCCGAGCGGCTGATCGTCATTCTCTACTACTACGAGAGCATGACCATGAAGGAGATCGGCGCCACGCTGGCCCTCTCCGAGTCCCGCGTCAGCCAGATGCACAGCGCCATCCTCGAGCGGCTCAAGGCCCAGATGCAGCACCGCACCCGGGAACTCGAGCCCTCGAGCTGA
- a CDS encoding helix-turn-helix transcriptional regulator: MSPDELDRIFAALSLAVRREILDAVEAHPGARVRDIADRFPISRVAVMRHLRLLEEAGLLTSEKQGRERRLYFNPVPIQALRDEWTRRYASFWSERMADLKSRIEADADASADTRGPASREDIADAG, translated from the coding sequence ATGTCGCCCGACGAGCTGGATCGCATCTTCGCCGCCCTCTCGCTGGCCGTCCGCCGCGAGATCCTGGACGCCGTGGAGGCCCACCCCGGGGCGCGCGTCCGCGATATCGCCGACCGCTTCCCGATCTCGCGGGTCGCGGTCATGCGGCACCTGAGGCTGCTCGAGGAGGCCGGCCTGCTGACCTCCGAGAAGCAGGGCCGCGAGCGACGCCTGTACTTCAACCCCGTGCCCATCCAGGCGCTCCGCGACGAGTGGACGCGGCGGTACGCCTCGTTCTGGAGCGAGCGGATGGCCGACCTCAAGTCGCGGATCGAGGCGGACGCCGACGCCAGCGCCGACACACGTGGGCCGGCCAGCAGAGAGGACATCGCCGATGCCGGATGA